The window TAATAATCTCAAGTATAGGTGGTGTTTTAGGAGCATTTTTAGGAGGTATGGACGGACTTATTTATGCACTTTTAGCATTTTCAGTAATAGACTATGTGACTGGAATAATGTGTGCAATTGATAAAAAAGAATTATCTAGTTCAGTAGGCTTTAAGGGAATAGCTAGAAAAATTATTATATTTTCACTAGTTGGGGTAGCTAACATACTAGATGTTTATAGTTTAGGTCATGTAGGAGTATTAAGAGCAGTGGTAATATTTTTCTACCTATCTAACGAAGGAATTTCAATACTAGAGAATGCCTCTAAATTGGGACTACCTATACCAGAAAAACTAAAATCAATATTAAGTCAACTAAAAGAAAGAGAGGAAAAATAAAATGAGTAATAGCCCTTTAGTAAATTATATAAATTTAAGTCCTAATCACAGTGGACTTAGAAACCATAAAATAGACACAATCACAATACATCATATGGCAGGAAATTTATCAGTAGAAACATGTAGTAATATATTTGCATCAC of the Gemella sp. zg-570 genome contains:
- a CDS encoding holin family protein codes for the protein MNTTILNFKLIISSIGGVLGAFLGGMDGLIYALLAFSVIDYVTGIMCAIDKKELSSSVGFKGIARKIIIFSLVGVANILDVYSLGHVGVLRAVVIFFYLSNEGISILENASKLGLPIPEKLKSILSQLKEREEK
- a CDS encoding N-acetylmuramoyl-L-alanine amidase; the protein is MSNSPLVNYINLSPNHSGLRNHKIDTITIHHMAGNLSVETCSNIFASPSRQASSNYGVDSNGRVGMYVEEVFIKRS